CATTTATCGCATAAGAACCTAACGTTTAGGCAGAAGAATCTCATGCCTACTATTTGGTTACAATGAACATGACGACATACCACCAAAAAACACGTTATCAAAAGAACCCTTCGAACAAATTTAAATTTTTTTGTCACTATTTTAAAAACAAATAAACTCTATACTCCAAGGATTTTTTACAATACACTTAAGCAATGTAAACTTATTGTTTTATCTACTATTATTAAAGTAGCTACGTGTCATCAGTAAGATGATTTTTAAAATCATTAAAAAATATATAGTTTATTTAAACATATATTATGCATATTATTAAACTAATTACCAAATTGATTATAGTGAAAAAATATTTTTCATTATTTTCTTAAATAAATATTACAAATTACCTAATATAATTAATATATATGATAATTAATGATTTTAATAAATAAAGATTTGATAAAAATTTTGTATCTTCCATCCTTTTAGTTTAATTTTATATTATAAAAATATAATAAACATCCAATTAACTATATAACAAAGATTTTAATCTTTTATCTTATATTTGAATTTTTAAAACGACTATAAATTAGTAAAAATATTAAAAAATCCTACATTGAAAATTTTGTGAACATTGATTTAACTTCATATGAAATCTCATTTAATAGATACTCAGAATATATATTATTTAAATTAAAATATATACCATATAAAAATACTTAAGTATGTTAATTTAGAAACTACATTAACAAGTGTTGAAACTTTAATATTTAATTCCAAATTTGTATTAATTTTTTAAAAAGAAAAATGCTAAAGTACATATCATGCATTATCATATGGAATCCAAAGACAACTATAATATAGAATTTTAACCACAATACATAATTTGTTAATAACTATTTTGTTCAAGAAAATAACAATATTGTAAATACAATTATGACCATCGTTCAAAATTGATTATATATTTGAAAATATAGGTGGTACAAATAAATCAAAAATATATGTAGGACATGTTGAAAAAAAAACTTCAAAAAAATAAATATTCTAAGACCCTTAAAAATTACGAAATTATTGGTTCTAAAGCCAAAGTAAAATTTAATTCGTGTATGTTTAACAATTATTTTACATCAAACATAAATAAGAAATATAAAAAAAAATATTCAGACCATATCTAAGATTTAATTCATTATTTTTTTATTTTGCTCATTATGTTATACATAGCTTTTAATAATAAAAATAGCAAGTTTTTTTTGAAACACCTAAAAAAAAGCAAGTTTTCATTATTAAAAATTTCATTAGACAAAACAATGAAAATCATTTTAAAATTCCCGAACGGAATATATTTTTATAGCACATATCTATATATACGTATATAAAAATATAAATACCAATATAACAAAATTAGCTAATTTTGCTGATGATGATACCACATATACATTTTTGAAAAAAAACTAAATAGTCGTTTTATAAAAAAAAAATTTAGAAAATGTAAAATTTATAAATTTTTATTATTTAATGAAATTAACAAAAGTTAATTAACCAATTAAATGTTAATCTTATATAAGATATATATATGTAAATGTTTCGATCATATCACAATACCGTCCTTATAAGAGTTATATATGTGTTATAATGATTCAATTCAATGATATTATTGTAGTCGTGTTAATCTCGATTAATTATGGTTGTGTTTATTTAAAAAACTTATGATATATTAATGTAAATTCTTTAAATGAAAATAACATACTCATGATCAATCAAGAGTAACACACTGCAACAATAGTATTGAATTTGAATCATTACAACACATGTATAACTCTTATAAGGACGATATTATGATATATGATCGAAACATTTACGAATATATTTCTTATATAAGATTAAAATTTTAATTATTTAATTAATTTCTGATAATTTACTAAATAATAAAAAGTTATAAATTTTATATTTTCTAAACAAAATATTTTTATAAAACGATTATTTTTTTCAAAAAAAATACACGTGGCATCCTGGTCAGCAAAATTAGTTGATGTAGCATCCATGTCAGCAAAATTAAATGACATGGCAGCTGATGTGACGACTGGGGGTATGATTTGGCCAAAAAATAAAAATTAGGTACGTTATTTAAAATTTTCGAAAGTTCAAGTATGTTTTATCACGACCATATAAATCGAGTATTAATTGAACATACGAAATAGTCGTTTTCCCGCCAATAAATACATTACTGGTTCTGAGCTCAGGAAATAGAAGCTTCGCAACCTCACTGCGTAAATCAACATTAGGCATAACGGGAAGTGAAAATAGTGAGGAAGGACATCTGAGAGTACAGGTTTGTTTTGGGAATTGTGGTGAGGGCTGCGGGTGTTGTAAGCCACAGATTTACAGTAGTTGTTCGATTGATACGTGAAACGCCAGGAGAGGGAACCTGTTGAGTAGTAGTTTTTTTTATTTTTTGCTAAATAATAGTAGTAGTTAAGAGTAATAATAAGAATTCATGTAGATGTGGAAGGAATAAATTTATTAACAACGATTGTGTATGTAACGGAGGCTGATTGAACTCCTTAAGAACTAAATTAGGGTTCACCTTAAGCGTCACCATAATTGACAGAAGAGGGAGGAGTGATGACGACCTTCTGAATTCGTCAATTTAGTGTTGGTGGACTTCTATGGTATGTCAGTGGGTTTGGTCGATTATTAAGTGTGCTGCTGTGCAAGTCTATTAGTGAAAATATAAAGAATTGACAGGTGCATGCAGTGGCGGAGGCAAGAATGTCTTTTATAGGAGTCAATTTGGTAACATATGTATTTTGCAAGGGTCACTAACCTAAATTCATCAGAATTTTCTTTGAAAATAGAAGTAAATTTTTTTTCCACAACAATTCACATGGGTCATTTGACCCTCTCGGTAGAAGGGCATCTCCAACCCTACTCCATTTTTGACTTCGAACTCAATTTTGGAATAAAATCTTTTTCAATTCCACTCCATATTCAATTCCAAAATGGAGTATACCCATTACTTTATTTTGAAGTTGAACTTTTTCTATTTATGAAATGATCCTTTTAATCTTTAATGTTTTTATTTCGTACTTAAAATAATATAATAACATGAAAATATATAATACTCTGCAAAAGATTACTTAATAGTTTACATAAAATATGCATAAACTAATAAAAGTCAAAACTAAGAATAAATAATATAAAATAAATATAATATAATATAAATACGTAATTTAATAATTTAGTAAATTGTTTTCGAAACTACCAAAATCGGTGAAGTATTATTCAAACGGAATAGATGAGTTTTTTAATCTTGTGGGTCAAAATTTTGATTGATAACATTTGTACTTGTTGAACTTGATATATGCACAAACAATGGGACCCAATACATAATTCAAATTACAAAACAAAACTTTGTTTTTTTCGTTATGTTGTTTTAATGCATACAAATATTTCTGAATTAGAAAAATTGCATATGATAAAAACCGCACGAAATTGAAATTGGAAGATAATCTCTAGTTGTATTTTTAATGATAAATATTTAATTTAAATAAAATATATTATTATGGAAATTTTGTAAACATAAAATAGTTGGGTTAATTGTTAAATTTTTATAAGTTGAAGGTACTACTAACAATTATTAACTAAATAAAAAAGGAATATTTTTTTGGAGTAAAAAATGGAGTAATCCCCTATATATTAATTGATAAACATTTAAAAAGTTGTAACTTCAAGTTTGTATTAATTAAAAAAGAGTTTTGCTTAAGTGTCACATAATTAGAATGTCAATTTTGTTTATGTGGCGGCTTGAGAATCAATTGAGAATTTTGTTAGTCCAAAATTAAATTGCTAGAGAATGTTATATTATATAGTATGTTCATCATAGATTATTTATTTATCAAATTCAAATTTATTATATATTATTTCCTTAAATAAAATCTATGGAATTACGTAATGTGATTAAGATATATATGACAATTAATGATTTTAAATAATAAAGATTTGCTAACAATCTAATTACTTTTTATCATTTTTGTTTAATTATTTATTATTAAAATAAATTACAAAATTACATTAATCATATAATAAAAATTTATATTTTTTTGTATATGTTGTATTTTGAATTTTTCAAAACGAGTATAAATTGCTAAAACTGTTAAAAGTCTCACATAAATTTTTTTGATCAAAGTTTAAAATTTTTTTCTATCAAAAGATACAATGATTATAAAATCATATGAATAAATAATTTTATTTAATAGGTGTTTATGTTAATATATATTTAATATCGTTTAAATTAAATTATACATCATATGAAAATTCATACTTATATTTTGATATTTGCATCGAACATATATTGAAAAGTTAATATTTTAATTTTGAAATCTTCATTTTTTTTTAAATGATTATAAATTATTGAAACCACTAAACACTCCACATTAAAAAAAAATCGTTAGTGTTAAATTTTGTTACACAAATATGCAAAGAATCATATAATAATATGAGTAGAAACTTCATCTAATAAATATCCATATTAAAAGTATACTATATATCTATGTTAATATCATTTAAATTTAATTATATATCATATATGATATATAAAATTAATTGTTTTGATTTATTTACCCTAAAATTGCAAATAAATTAGATTGGCTGTTTGATTTATATGTGTATACCAATTTATTACATAATAGTAACTGATTTTTTAGTTATTTGATTTATAATTATTATTCTATTATTTCCTAATATGAAAAAATACATAAAAGTAATAAATATAAAATATTTCTTCTGCACAAGACGCAGATCTTAATCTAAGTATATATCTCTTTAATAATTTTAAATCTTAAATATTTTTTAAATATCATGCCAAAACAAAAGAACGAAATGAGAATAAACTCAAAAATTAATATTTATATCGAATAATATCAAATGAAAAAAACGACACAAAAATGAAAAAATATTGAAGATAAATATTATTTGCACGAGAACGTAAACTTCTCATAACCATAATTAACTTTTAAATTGGTAAATAATGATATAACACCTTGCTGACATAGTTTCATTGTAATCAAATAGTAGGCCGGAGATTCTTCGGCTTAAACGTTAGGTTCTTATGCGATAAATGATTTTTTAACCTAAAATATTTTTAAAATAGAATCAGCTCATCAGTAAACAAATTATGTAATTAACAAAAAAAATTAAAATTGTTTAAGGGACAAAAATATTAATTCGATCAAAAATATAAATTTTATTTTTCCATACGATATTTTTTAAATAACTTTCATATAAATTTAACATGCACCTTATCCTAGTACATTGGATAAAACGCAATTCCATTTTGGAGTTACCCTATTTTATTTTAGAGTAAAATTTGGAGTAACACACGGGAGATGCTTTGATACCGGTTCAGCCATTGCGTGTATGTCTTAGATAGAGAGAAAAGTCTCATTTTTTTATAGGCAGTAAAATGATTCAGCAGGTTTATTTTAGTTGACAATTTACAAGTGGTAAAGTAGACTCGTGGAAGAGATGTTTCAATCATCATCAACACCGAAATCAGGCTCTGATGGCTTCGGAGGAAGCAAAGGCAGTGTATTGTGCTGACGCAGATTGCGAAGCGCGTTTGACGCGAACCGCGACGCGTATAACGTCGCAACAAGGCTCGACGACGACGCGGCTCTGCGTTCGCGTTTTGCAACCGCGATTCGGAATTGATCTTCTTCCTGCGTTAATGACCTAGCCAATCTTCTCCGACAATGTCTCCGCCACGCCGCTTGTATAAACGACGCTCCCCATGTCCTCCATTGTACCGAATAAAACCTGACATTTCAACCAATCCACACTGAATTAAACCAAACATAACCGAGAAGCAGATCGGTCAACTTATAAATAGACCAAACCTAAATTTTAACCAATTCAAACAGACCAAACCCGAAATTTTAACTAATCCAAACCAAATTAAACCAAACAGAACCGAGAATCAGAACGGTCAAATTAATATATTGACCAAAGCTGAGCTTTTAACCAAACCGAATTAAACTGGAAATCAGAGAAGCAAACCGGTCAAATTATTAAATAGACCAAACCTGAAAGTATGTTGAAGCTGTTTGCTATGTAGCCGTCTGAACTGCGAGGCGACAAGCTTGAGATCTTCTGCTGCAAGAGCAAAGGCTTCTACTTCAGTCAGAGCTTGAACTGTTCTCGGCGAGATTGGAAAATGAGACGAAGACTGAGGATCCAACGCCCACGTGAGAAGATCCTCGCCGCAAAAGTCGCTAGCATTGAGGTACACGGCGTTGAAGAATCCCGTCCGGCCACCGTTCGTGGTGGCGCTCATAAGCTTACCTCTCATAACAAACAACATCTCCTCCACTGGGTCTCCTTCCCTAATCGCGTAGCTATTCTCAGTGTAGAGCACTGGTCTTAGCTTGTCACACACGGCATCTAGGAGCTGCTCATCCATTATCTCGAACAGAGGTACCTTCACCACAAGAATTGTATCAAAGATTAGTTCTTTGTATGTCTATCAATGGAAGATGGAAGAAGAGGCATGCCAATTTTACCCGAAATCCGGAAAACCGAACCGAATAAGAAAACACCAAAACTGAACCCGAAATCATAGATACCCAAATAGTTCATATATTTCTATATTCGAAATATCCAAACCAGAACCAAAACCCCAAATGGATATCCGAATTATCTGAATTATCCATTTTTTTAACTGAACCATCCGAATACTACGATATTTTACCCTATATTTTAGCCGAATTACACGAAAGATCAAAGCGAACTGCACTAATCTTAATCTGAATATTTTTCCGAATATTAACCGGTTCCTAGTTTGATTAACCGAACCGGAGGCAAGGACCTCCTGAACTGATCCGAACCTAATCTTCTTAGGTTATTATATAGATCATAAACCCCAAACCCGAGCTACCCAAACCGAACAGATACTAGAAATGCCCAGGTCTATGGAAGAGAAAAGCTGCGTGCACTTACTTTCTTGAGAAGATCGAGGCAGAAATGGCGTTTAATGTCTCTTCTGAGGTCATTAGGGAGGTTACGCAGAAGGTTTTCTTCTTCAACTCCTCTGGTTTCTTGCCATTTGTATTGTTCATACCTTCTGATACGTTTCCTTAGGTCCTCTGGTAACATCCGATGAGCCATCCATTGCTCTGCATCTCTTTTTCTCACTCTCATCTCCTCTTCCCTAACTGTTGTCGACTCCAAGTATTTCTGCAATGCAAAGTGGAAACATCAGTGTCCTATCTTCCAAGTCACTTTTACGTGTTGTGATGAAAGTACGGCAGTGATAAGAAGCGGTTCTACAAGGTTTTGACCTGCATATTGCCGATAAGTAGTGCGAATAGAACTAGTCCAGATATGCAAATTAATACAGCAAAGATAATTTCTCCAACGAACTTGCTTGTGTTGAGGTTTTGTCCCAGTGCACTGCAATGAGCAAAGCAAGTGATCAGGTTAGTCTTTAATGACTAATGATGCTACTAGAAGAAGTTGTGTCACATGACTCCTACATTTACATAAAAATGGGGTATAACAGGCTCGAAATGGAGTTACACATGTGACTAATGATGCAACTAAGAGTTGATAAACTGTGTCACATGACTCCTACATTTACATAAAAATCCTATGTGACTAATAATGCACCTAGTTGATAAACTGTGTCACATGAGTTCTACATTTACATAAAATTTGCTATAAGAGGCTTGAAATGGAGTTATATATGTTTAATGATGCAACTAGGAGTTGATAAACTGTGTCACATGACTCATACACTTACATAAAAATGCTATGTGACTAATGATGCTACTAGAAGAAGTTGATAAACTGTCTCACATGACTCCTACATTTACATAAAAAATTGGCTATAAAAGGCTTGAAAATGGAGTAACAGACCTTAGATTACGCAGACCCCACCAGAAGCAGTAGAAGAACTTCTTCCAGAAATCATCTGATTCAACAATCCCACTCTTGAGAGCATCAGTGAAGATACCAAAGTTGAAAGTAGTTGAATTCGTTATATCATCAGGGTTGATAAACGGACACGAAGTAGTCAGGTAATCATTTATAACATTGTTGTTTCCATCGCAGTAGAGAAACCTCAACTCACACCCTTGTCTCTTCTCACAAGCTTCACGCCAGCATCTGTCTTCTCGTTCAACTGATATTAAGTACCACAAAGCTCCAAACACCTAGACAAGTAAGTTATCAGATAAAACTTGACGATACATGGACAAAGGTTATGCTATCTGGGTAGGCCTGCGGTTTCGTTTTTTTTTGTTCAGGTATTTTGGTTCGGTTAATTAGACAATCCCACCGAAAATGAACAGAAAAAATCGATTCTGTTTAGTTTTCGATTAATTTTGGTTATATATTTTTTTCCGAAATAACCGATTTTTGGGATTTTGGTGTAATTTATAAAAAAACACATAGATTTGGTAATCTGGTTATTTTCGGTTAATCCGGCTCGTTTATTTTGGTTACTTTCAGTTATTTTTGGGTTTTCGGCTTTTTGAAAATTGAAAACAAAACCGAACTGAAAACTAAATTATTTTTCAAAATCTCATCGAACTAAACCGAACTCAAAACTATAACTGAACCAAATACTGAAAATTTTGGCTCGGTTTGGTTCGGTTCGGTTCAGACAAAATCAGTGGACAGACTATCTGGTGACTGGGAAACTCACATGACTGGCTAACATGTAGAGAGAGAGGTTCCAAGCAGCTCCAGCCCAAGCTGTTTCAGTAACTATGCCAGATGTTCTTGTAACTTCACTGTAAAGCGGGTAAATACGAAGAATCCTTGGAATGTACTGAGCAAATATGACAGTTATCAGGTAGTCCTTAGTGAGCAAAGAGACAGGTTTTTCCACATTCGGGATAACAGCCAAGACTACAAGCTGGAGAAGAAACAAACAGAACATCACTGAATGAAGTTATCAAGAAACCATTTTAACTTAATTAAAAGGTTCAGTCATTTAATATTTACCTGTGGGAGTGGAAGGATAGAGAGAACATCGATGATGAAATAAGAGGAGAGATACTTTAAAGCAATGGCTTTAGGATCTTCAACCAACTCGCCTCTACCGAAAACCCGGGACAAAGGAGAGACATAAGCTGTCCTAAACTGAAACACAATGTGAATAATGTAGAAGGCATCTACAAACGTTCGAAGCACGCTAGCTGCTATCTCGAGGCTAGAGTGCAAGTTGAGGCAATGCTTTTTTCCATCAACAATGGGAATGTAGAAAAACAAGGGATCAATGGCGAGAGCGATCACGGAAGCGAAGAGGAAGGTTTTGTTCCAGTTCTGTAGAAAGGAGCCTTGTGGGTTTATGATGTTCTTCTTCTGTGTACCAGTAGCGTTTCTCTTCTCTTCGTTCTTATGTGAATTGAAACTTAAGGGTTTCTTGAAAGTCCTGATCTTGTCTGATCCTTTCTCAAACCCTCTTCGGACATTATTCAACACTGCGTTTAGAGATGGTCTAGCTCTTCTTCCGTAACCATACTCTGTGGATGATGGTTCTTTGAACCTAAACACAAATTAAATTAATAACTTTAGACCAATCATTTCATATACTTAATTTCTCATACGAGATTGAAAACAAGCATACGTACCACCTTACACGATTGTCACGGCCAAAACCCATAAAGTCAAGGACTTGGTACTCTTCTCCTGAATCATAAAGAACAGAGTTCATATCATATACAAATCAAACGAAGAAGAATAAGAAGAAACTGAAACTATAAAGTAAACGTTTGAACCGCTGATCTCAGACCAAGCCGGTGAAGTAACTGATCTGTGATTACTGAGAAGCGGTTATGAAGATTTAAGAGTATAAGGGTTTCTCAAACTCCGATGAAGTTACTCAGGAAAATATCTTGAACTTAGAATTCTCTGAAATTTTCTCTCAAAGTCGTCTTCTTGGTCAAGCTTGGCATGGCGGGTGGCGCTGGTAAAAAGAGACCAATCTTAGCAGTTTCTTCGAAATTGGACTATTCCATTACATGACAAAAGAGAGGGAATACGCCAAATAATAATTAAGAAAACGTTTTGGGCTAGTTGATAATATAAAAATTGAAAAGAGAAAACTGAGTCAAACTAAGTGAGCCAAAAATACGTAATGGGCCTAAAGGCCCAGCAAGTCCAAATAGATCATTCAAACAAAGCCCATTTTCTCTTTCTTTGTCCTCATATAGTTTGATCACAGTTTTCGAATGTAGAGAAAAATATTTAATAAAAAATCGATTTGGCACGGTGATCCAAATAGAACTCCCGGTTTGATATCCGGTTAATAAAGCGTTTTGCATGTGATTTCATGCTGACATCAGTTCTTATCCGTTCGACTCTGTGTGAATGTTTTTAATGTGATCCTATGTTGACATCTACCTAAAATCCATGGTAAGATTCTTTCAAGATTCTATCTACTTTCCAGAGGAAGATATTAAAGTAATTTATAGATTAACTTATTTGGATGGATAAGAGAGAGAGAGATAGATATACACGAGCTAAAAGTCAGCTTATCCAAAAAAGAGTTAGACGACAACCCAATGAAAACATGACACGTAATATATGTCGGTTCATGGTAAGTCCGTTGGTGTTAAGTTTGTCGGTGTGTTCGTTGTTGATTTTTGAGCCAAAATAAAAGATTAAAAATGTTATAAAAGCTAATTTATTCTTCTATGTTTTAGTCTCCTCCTTTCCTCTCGATCTTATCCACTTCCCTAACCAGACCAAACAA
The DNA window shown above is from Brassica oleracea var. oleracea cultivar TO1000 chromosome C3, BOL, whole genome shotgun sequence and carries:
- the LOC106335861 gene encoding putative cyclic nucleotide-gated ion channel 13 isoform X1, with protein sequence MNSVLYDSGEEYQVLDFMGFGRDNRVRWFKEPSSTEYGYGRRARPSLNAVLNNVRRGFEKGSDKIRTFKKPLSFNSHKNEEKRNATGTQKKNIINPQGSFLQNWNKTFLFASVIALAIDPLFFYIPIVDGKKHCLNLHSSLEIAASVLRTFVDAFYIIHIVFQFRTAYVSPLSRVFGRGELVEDPKAIALKYLSSYFIIDVLSILPLPQLVVLAVIPNVEKPVSLLTKDYLITVIFAQYIPRILRIYPLYSEVTRTSGIVTETAWAGAAWNLSLYMLASHVFGALWYLISVEREDRCWREACEKRQGCELRFLYCDGNNNVINDYLTTSCPFINPDDITNSTTFNFGIFTDALKSGIVESDDFWKKFFYCFWWGLRNLSALGQNLNTSKFVGEIIFAVLICISGLVLFALLIGNMQKYLESTTVREEEMRVRKRDAEQWMAHRMLPEDLRKRIRRYEQYKWQETRGVEEENLLRNLPNDLRRDIKRHFCLDLLKKVPLFEIMDEQLLDAVCDKLRPVLYTENSYAIREGDPVEEMLFVMRGKLMSATTNGGRTGFFNAVYLNASDFCGEDLLTWALDPQSSSHFPISPRTVQALTEVEAFALAAEDLKLVASQFRRLHSKQLQHTFRFYSVQWRTWGASFIQAAWRRHCRRRLARSLTQEEDQFRIAVAKRERRAASSSSLVATLYASRFASNALRNLRQHNTLPLLPPKPSEPDFGVDDD